In Halorhabdus tiamatea SARL4B, a genomic segment contains:
- a CDS encoding UDP-N-acetyl glucosamine 2-epimerase, which produces MPGDLTIYDDRLARQMDAGGFVLAVVTATKPDFYKQAPVVTAAREAGVPTFVLHTGQHYDDVLGHGLAEYGIEDRVAVDLSIRGSLSEKTAQVHRRIDELTDHLAENWPDTTVLPIVHGDTHAAGIVPQAWLFATNQAVAHNEAGLRGMSPDFENHADPEAFVEAQWSGEWSINRAEPFPEQYDTFVGSAGSIYQFAPVSLNREHLENEGYPADVDGEQRIPVVGNSVVDAIEMKRDADLEESIFDIYPVLEERDDWIRVDIHRRANLLPDRFEAIVEGVIGLVEAGYNVNFVELTATEQALKEYGYREKLLELDENRENFLFTGLWKKHAHVYEFLTSGQCFAEFTDSGSMQEELNYIDEAICLTARFNTDRPETVFEAKTNLLVPPVDGEYVTEMIEYVAETDAVREEIQTGPNLYGGNVGESIVEFLQEKREASTFDWAHDRVGFSTSDQDFEYL; this is translated from the coding sequence ATGCCCGGCGACCTGACGATCTACGACGACCGCCTCGCCCGCCAGATGGACGCCGGCGGGTTCGTCCTCGCGGTCGTGACGGCGACCAAGCCCGACTTCTACAAACAGGCCCCCGTCGTGACGGCCGCCCGCGAGGCCGGCGTCCCCACGTTCGTCCTCCACACCGGCCAGCACTACGACGACGTCCTCGGCCACGGCCTCGCCGAGTACGGCATCGAGGACCGCGTCGCCGTCGACCTCTCGATCCGCGGCAGCCTCTCGGAGAAGACCGCGCAGGTCCACCGCCGGATCGACGAGTTGACCGACCACCTCGCCGAGAACTGGCCCGATACCACGGTCCTGCCGATCGTTCACGGCGACACCCACGCTGCCGGGATCGTCCCCCAGGCCTGGCTGTTCGCCACCAACCAGGCCGTCGCCCACAACGAGGCCGGCCTTCGGGGAATGTCCCCGGACTTCGAGAATCACGCCGACCCCGAGGCCTTCGTCGAGGCCCAGTGGTCGGGCGAGTGGTCGATCAACCGCGCCGAACCCTTCCCCGAGCAGTACGACACCTTCGTCGGCTCCGCTGGCTCGATCTATCAGTTCGCCCCCGTTTCACTCAACCGCGAACATCTCGAAAACGAGGGCTACCCCGCCGACGTCGACGGCGAGCAGCGCATTCCCGTGGTCGGCAACAGCGTCGTCGACGCCATCGAGATGAAGCGCGACGCCGATCTCGAAGAGAGCATCTTCGACATCTATCCCGTCCTCGAGGAGCGCGACGACTGGATCCGGGTGGACATCCACCGCCGGGCGAACCTGCTTCCCGACCGGTTCGAAGCCATCGTCGAGGGCGTCATCGGCCTGGTCGAGGCCGGCTACAACGTCAACTTCGTCGAGCTGACCGCGACCGAACAGGCCCTCAAAGAGTACGGCTATCGCGAGAAACTGCTCGAACTCGACGAGAATCGGGAGAACTTCCTCTTTACCGGCCTCTGGAAGAAACACGCCCACGTCTACGAGTTTCTCACCTCGGGGCAGTGTTTCGCGGAGTTCACCGACTCCGGCAGCATGCAGGAGGAACTCAACTACATCGACGAGGCGATCTGCCTGACGGCGCGGTTCAACACCGACCGCCCGGAGACGGTCTTCGAGGCGAAGACGAACCTCCTCGTCCCGCCCGTCGACGGCGAGTACGTCACCGAGATGATCGAGTACGTCGCCGAGACCGACGCCGTCCGCGAGGAGATCCAGACCGGGCCGAACCTCTACGGCGGCAACGTCGGCGAGTCGATCGTGGAGTTCCTCCAGGAGAAGCGCGAGGCGTCGACGTTCGACTGGGCCCACGACCGCGTCGGCTTCTCGACGAGCGATCAGGACTTCGAGTACCTCTAA
- the pyrE gene encoding orotate phosphoribosyltransferase, which translates to MASQELIDALRDADAVRYGEFELSHGGTSDYYVDKYVFETDPTCLRLIAEEFAARLDGTKLAGVALGAVPLVAVTSAETDTPYVIVRKRQKDYGTANLIEGELDEGEEVVVLEDIATTGQSAIDAVAALREAGAVVDRVLVVVDRQEGARENLAEHDIELQSLVTAEELLADADRAD; encoded by the coding sequence ATGGCTTCCCAGGAACTCATCGACGCGCTCCGTGACGCCGACGCCGTCCGCTACGGCGAGTTCGAACTCTCCCACGGCGGCACGAGTGACTACTACGTCGACAAGTACGTCTTCGAGACTGACCCCACTTGCCTCCGCTTGATCGCCGAGGAGTTCGCCGCTCGACTCGACGGGACGAAACTCGCCGGCGTCGCGCTGGGCGCGGTCCCGCTGGTGGCCGTCACCAGCGCCGAGACCGACACGCCCTACGTGATCGTCCGCAAACGACAGAAGGACTACGGAACGGCCAACTTGATCGAGGGCGAACTCGACGAGGGTGAGGAAGTCGTCGTCCTGGAGGATATCGCCACGACCGGCCAGAGCGCAATCGACGCCGTGGCGGCCCTTCGGGAGGCCGGTGCGGTCGTCGATCGCGTTCTCGTGGTCGTCGACCGACAGGAGGGGGCCCGCGAGAACCTGGCCGAACACGATATCGAACTCCAGTCGCTGGTGACTGCCGAGGAACTGCTCGCGGACGCCGATCGCGCCGACTGA
- a CDS encoding NCS2 family permease, whose translation MAVTDTLAEYFGFEEHGTDLQTEILAGITTFLAMSYIVVVNADILTAYPEDNVPGGIAIPGYTPDQVFQMLAVITILASIVALLVMAFYANLPFGLAPGLGLNAFFSITVVGVLGVPWQTALAAIFVEGIVFVLLTLVGARKYVIRLFPEPVKRGVGTGIGLFLAIIGLQAMGIVVDDPATLVTLGEVAQSPVAVLSVLGLFFTFGLYARGIRGSIILGIVTTTLAGIALTFAGVVDTGILAGNFVQSGAFVPANFTGAQYDISPLVGAFADGFGQVDGFAFALIVFTFFFVDFFDTAGTLVGVGQAGGFLDEDGNFPDIDKPLMADAVGTTAGAILGTSTVTTFVESATGVEEGGRTGMTALVISVLFLVSLIFVPLATAVPQFASHIALVIVAVLMLRNVTEIQWDDFAHATAGGLTIIVMPLTYSIAYGIAAGIVSFPILKTAQGEFDDVRLGQWVLAGAFVLYFVVRTGGVLQGAL comes from the coding sequence ATGGCGGTAACAGACACACTCGCCGAGTACTTTGGATTCGAGGAGCACGGGACGGACCTCCAGACCGAGATCCTCGCGGGGATCACGACGTTCCTCGCGATGAGTTACATCGTGGTCGTCAACGCCGACATTCTGACGGCGTATCCGGAGGACAACGTTCCCGGTGGCATCGCCATCCCGGGGTACACGCCGGATCAGGTCTTTCAGATGCTCGCGGTCATCACGATCCTGGCGTCGATCGTTGCCCTGCTCGTGATGGCGTTCTATGCCAATCTCCCGTTCGGGTTGGCACCCGGACTCGGGTTGAACGCCTTCTTCTCGATCACTGTCGTGGGCGTGCTGGGCGTGCCGTGGCAGACGGCGCTGGCTGCGATCTTCGTCGAGGGGATCGTCTTCGTCCTCCTCACGCTGGTCGGCGCGCGCAAGTACGTCATCAGACTGTTTCCGGAACCGGTCAAACGGGGGGTCGGCACCGGGATCGGACTGTTCCTCGCGATCATCGGGTTGCAGGCGATGGGGATCGTCGTCGACGACCCGGCGACGCTGGTCACGCTCGGGGAGGTCGCCCAGAGTCCCGTCGCCGTCCTGTCGGTCCTGGGCCTGTTTTTCACCTTCGGGCTGTACGCTCGGGGGATCCGTGGCTCGATCATCCTCGGCATCGTCACGACGACGCTCGCCGGGATCGCCCTGACGTTCGCCGGGGTCGTCGATACGGGAATCTTGGCCGGCAACTTCGTCCAGAGCGGGGCGTTCGTGCCCGCGAACTTCACCGGCGCGCAGTACGACATTTCGCCACTCGTCGGGGCGTTCGCCGACGGGTTCGGCCAGGTCGACGGGTTCGCGTTCGCGTTGATCGTCTTCACGTTCTTCTTCGTCGACTTCTTCGACACCGCGGGGACGCTCGTCGGCGTCGGCCAGGCCGGTGGCTTCCTCGACGAGGACGGCAACTTCCCGGACATCGACAAGCCGCTGATGGCCGACGCCGTCGGGACGACCGCCGGCGCAATTCTGGGGACCTCGACGGTGACGACGTTCGTCGAGTCCGCGACCGGCGTCGAGGAGGGCGGCCGGACCGGTATGACTGCCCTCGTCATCAGCGTGCTGTTCCTGGTCTCGCTGATCTTCGTGCCACTCGCGACTGCCGTCCCACAGTTCGCCTCCCACATCGCGCTGGTCATCGTCGCCGTCCTGATGCTCCGGAACGTGACCGAGATCCAGTGGGACGACTTCGCTCACGCGACGGCCGGGGGGCTGACCATCATCGTGATGCCGTTGACGTACTCGATCGCGTACGGGATCGCGGCCGGGATCGTCTCCTTCCCGATTTTGAAGACTGCACAGGGCGAGTTCGACGACGTCCGTCTCGGGCAGTGGGTGCTCGCCGGCGCGTTCGTACTGTACTTCGTCGTCCGGACTGGCGGCGTCCTGCAGGGCGCACTCTGA
- a CDS encoding tRNA(Ile)(2)-agmatinylcytidine synthase, protein MTVIGLDDTDSREAGMCTTYLAARIADRLAAADDWTVDRRLLVRLNPAVEHKTRGNAALSIHTDAPVDVAREIVRAELPLAETDDPRTNPGVVLTDESAVEIPEAVVEFAREAVRDFHDVADARELIERFGYDTLEAGNGRGLIGALAALGAWVAFEEWTYEHISYREPERRGTPREVDAESVFAAAEAGYPAAWDTVDGGEDELVCVPHAPGPILHGIRGDASAVVREVAAGIESEPIERTSLFVTNQGTDAHLREGTLGIVRDGRAYRVTGTVTEPPETREGGHVFLTVAGEGGEELPCAAFEPTKRFRDRVRALRVGDRVTVGGEVGDGTLKLEKFAVRDLVRAERVTPTCPDCGRTMESAGRDQGYRCRECGTTTAGKAEREIDRDLEVGWYEVPPCARRHIAKPLVRGGFDAPVHPER, encoded by the coding sequence GTGACAGTCATCGGCCTCGACGACACGGACTCCCGGGAGGCGGGGATGTGCACCACGTACCTCGCGGCCCGGATCGCCGACCGACTGGCGGCTGCGGACGACTGGACGGTCGATCGGCGACTGCTCGTCCGGCTGAACCCCGCCGTCGAGCACAAGACCCGGGGCAACGCCGCCCTGTCGATCCACACCGATGCCCCCGTCGATGTTGCCCGAGAAATCGTCCGCGCGGAACTCCCGCTGGCCGAGACCGACGACCCACGCACGAACCCCGGCGTCGTCCTCACAGACGAATCGGCGGTAGAGATCCCCGAAGCCGTCGTCGAGTTCGCCCGCGAGGCCGTCCGGGACTTCCACGACGTCGCCGACGCCCGCGAGTTGATCGAGCGCTTCGGGTACGACACTCTGGAGGCGGGCAACGGCCGTGGGTTGATCGGCGCGCTCGCCGCACTCGGGGCCTGGGTGGCCTTCGAGGAGTGGACGTACGAGCACATTTCGTATCGCGAACCCGAGCGTCGGGGGACGCCCCGCGAGGTCGACGCCGAGTCCGTTTTCGCGGCCGCCGAGGCGGGTTACCCAGCCGCCTGGGACACCGTCGACGGCGGCGAGGACGAACTCGTTTGCGTCCCGCACGCACCGGGTCCGATCCTCCACGGCATCCGCGGCGACGCCTCTGCCGTTGTTCGCGAGGTCGCCGCCGGCATCGAGAGCGAACCGATCGAACGAACCTCGCTGTTCGTCACCAACCAGGGGACCGACGCCCACCTGCGCGAGGGGACGCTCGGAATAGTCCGGGACGGCCGAGCCTACCGGGTGACCGGAACCGTAACCGAACCGCCCGAGACCCGCGAGGGCGGCCACGTCTTTCTCACGGTCGCCGGCGAAGGTGGCGAGGAATTGCCCTGCGCCGCCTTCGAGCCGACCAAGCGCTTTCGCGACCGGGTTCGCGCGCTCCGGGTCGGTGATCGCGTCACCGTCGGTGGCGAAGTCGGCGACGGCACGCTCAAACTCGAGAAGTTCGCCGTCCGGGATCTCGTCCGGGCCGAGCGCGTCACGCCGACCTGCCCCGACTGCGGTCGGACGATGGAGAGCGCCGGCCGGGACCAGGGGTATCGCTGCCGGGAGTGTGGCACGACGACCGCCGGGAAAGCCGAGCGGGAGATCGACCGCGATCTGGAGGTGGGGTGGTACGAGGTGCCGCCGTGTGCCCGCCGCCACATCGCCAAACCACTCGTCAGAGGTGGGTTCGACGCACCCGTCCATCCCGAGCGGTGA
- a CDS encoding HpcH/HpaI aldolase family protein codes for MGVTQPTNDLAATLDDGGVALGVLDSAYSPRLVEFYGDLGVDFVWLDLEHGGPDPWDGGRIENLLRAGERTGVELLVRLPDTDPTLVRKALDLGVRNVFLPRVETAAAVEAAVRSGRFRYDGDPGDRGLAAPRASRWGTAAEYVTTEDEQTLVGTTIETAAAVENIDDILAVPELGFVFIGPFDLSVSLGHPGEIDHPDVQEAVETVRSKALEADVPVAGLGFGMDDVAEKAEAGYQLLNLGSTTGALNQVVSKWLEDFEDGRS; via the coding sequence ATGGGAGTCACCCAGCCCACCAACGACCTCGCGGCCACGCTCGATGACGGCGGCGTCGCCCTCGGCGTTCTCGATAGCGCGTACAGCCCCCGGCTCGTGGAGTTCTACGGCGACCTCGGCGTCGACTTCGTCTGGCTGGATCTCGAACACGGCGGCCCGGATCCCTGGGACGGCGGCCGTATCGAGAACCTGTTGCGGGCCGGCGAACGGACTGGCGTGGAGTTGCTCGTCCGACTGCCCGATACCGACCCGACGCTCGTCCGCAAGGCACTGGATCTCGGCGTCCGGAACGTCTTCCTCCCGCGGGTCGAGACCGCGGCGGCGGTCGAGGCGGCGGTGCGATCCGGTCGCTTCCGCTACGACGGCGACCCCGGCGATCGCGGGCTGGCGGCCCCGCGGGCCAGTCGCTGGGGAACGGCTGCCGAGTACGTCACGACCGAGGACGAGCAGACGCTGGTCGGGACGACGATCGAGACCGCGGCCGCCGTCGAGAACATCGACGATATCCTCGCAGTCCCGGAACTCGGCTTCGTGTTCATCGGGCCGTTCGACCTCTCGGTCTCGCTTGGCCACCCCGGCGAGATCGACCATCCGGACGTCCAGGAGGCCGTCGAGACGGTCCGTTCGAAGGCACTCGAGGCGGACGTGCCAGTCGCTGGACTCGGGTTCGGCATGGACGACGTGGCCGAGAAGGCCGAGGCGGGCTACCAGCTCCTCAACCTCGGGAGCACGACCGGTGCACTGAACCAGGTGGTCTCGAAGTGGCTCGAAGACTTCGAGGACGGCCGCTCGTAG
- a CDS encoding glutaredoxin family protein: protein MSTIELYELTGCPFCAKVRQKLEDLGLEYESHEVPASKRAREEVKEISGQTGVPVLVDEDHGIEGMPESDDIVEYLEETYGSGA from the coding sequence ATGAGCACGATCGAACTCTACGAACTCACTGGCTGTCCGTTCTGTGCGAAAGTCCGGCAGAAACTTGAGGACCTCGGCCTCGAATACGAATCTCACGAGGTTCCAGCGAGCAAGCGTGCCCGCGAGGAAGTCAAAGAGATCAGCGGCCAGACGGGCGTCCCTGTCTTGGTCGACGAGGACCACGGGATCGAGGGGATGCCCGAGAGCGACGACATCGTCGAATACTTAGAAGAGACCTACGGTAGCGGCGCCTGA
- a CDS encoding transcriptional regulator: MSRSALVGNVIAMLEDAGFLVSDRCAIRPKSFDVAARRGEDTILVKILGNIDAFDGVTGAEMRRLGEYLNATPLVIGLRTRDEELKPGVVYFRHGVPVFSPDTAMDYFLEGVPPLIYAAPGGLYVNIDSDVLADAREERDWSLGKLANELGVSRRTVSKYENGMDASVEVAAALDDLFEEPLTSPVNVLEEGEDVREDDSMPEEPEVDPDDERIVTVLTRVGFDVHPTNRAPFKTVSENEGVEDRVFTGHSELNEAARKRARIMASVGRVTRTRSVYVVERATRDSLEGTALVEESEMDDIEVAEDLRELIRERGEEPA, translated from the coding sequence ATGTCACGATCGGCACTGGTCGGCAACGTCATCGCCATGCTCGAGGACGCCGGGTTCCTCGTCAGCGACCGGTGTGCGATTCGGCCCAAGAGTTTCGACGTCGCGGCTCGCCGGGGCGAGGACACTATTTTAGTGAAGATCCTCGGCAACATCGACGCCTTCGACGGCGTCACCGGCGCGGAGATGCGACGCCTCGGGGAGTATCTGAACGCGACACCGCTGGTGATCGGCCTCCGGACGCGCGACGAGGAACTCAAACCGGGCGTCGTCTACTTCCGTCACGGCGTCCCCGTCTTCAGCCCGGACACCGCGATGGACTACTTCCTCGAGGGCGTCCCGCCGCTCATCTACGCCGCACCGGGCGGGCTGTACGTCAACATCGACAGCGACGTGCTCGCCGACGCCCGCGAGGAGCGCGACTGGAGTCTGGGCAAACTCGCCAACGAACTCGGCGTCTCCCGACGGACCGTCTCGAAGTACGAGAACGGGATGGACGCAAGCGTCGAGGTGGCCGCCGCACTCGACGACCTCTTCGAGGAGCCACTCACGTCGCCGGTCAACGTCCTCGAGGAGGGCGAAGACGTCCGCGAGGACGACTCGATGCCCGAAGAACCCGAGGTCGATCCCGACGACGAACGGATCGTGACGGTGTTGACCCGCGTCGGGTTCGACGTCCACCCGACCAACCGCGCACCCTTCAAGACCGTCAGCGAGAACGAGGGCGTGGAGGACCGCGTCTTCACGGGCCACTCCGAGCTCAACGAGGCCGCCAGAAAGCGCGCCCGGATCATGGCCTCCGTGGGTCGAGTCACCCGGACCCGATCGGTCTACGTCGTCGAACGCGCGACCAGAGACTCCCTGGAGGGGACGGCGCTCGTCGAGGAGAGCGAGATGGACGACATCGAGGTCGCCGAGGACCTCCGGGAATTGATCCGCGAGCGAGGCGAGGAGCCCGCCTGA
- a CDS encoding phosphoribosyltransferase family protein, translating to MKRLEKTTLQLRAVSVLRRLKSRRTYDELADVTGLSASDLNRYVNGHVLPGVERAREIVDDLGRETLAAEIESRIDRDEEGYVDNTAVVFDQSLLDLVAGVAAETFELERPDVVLTAATDGITIAGAMARHFDVPVAYAKKSRETGVSEFVEARQRLTPGIEITYSLPASALEDGDDVLLVDDFVRSGNTQALLLELADRAGATVSGVFTLIAVGEDGLASVRQSTDAPVVAFTTLSDAGEPEGYPRT from the coding sequence ATGAAGCGCCTCGAGAAGACTACCCTCCAGTTGCGGGCTGTCTCGGTTCTTCGACGGCTCAAGTCCCGTCGGACGTACGACGAACTTGCCGACGTGACCGGCCTGTCGGCGAGTGACCTCAATCGGTACGTCAACGGCCACGTCCTGCCGGGTGTCGAGCGCGCCCGGGAGATCGTCGACGACCTGGGCCGGGAGACACTCGCCGCCGAGATCGAGTCCCGGATCGACCGTGACGAGGAGGGGTACGTCGACAATACGGCCGTCGTCTTCGACCAGTCGCTGCTGGATCTGGTCGCCGGCGTCGCCGCCGAGACCTTCGAACTCGAGCGTCCCGACGTCGTCCTTACCGCTGCAACCGACGGGATCACGATCGCGGGCGCGATGGCGCGCCACTTCGACGTTCCGGTCGCTTACGCCAAGAAGTCCCGCGAGACCGGCGTCTCCGAGTTCGTAGAGGCGCGCCAGCGACTCACTCCCGGGATCGAGATCACCTACTCGTTGCCCGCGAGTGCGCTCGAAGACGGTGACGACGTCCTGCTGGTCGACGACTTCGTCCGCTCTGGCAACACCCAGGCACTCCTCCTCGAACTCGCCGATCGTGCCGGCGCGACGGTCTCCGGCGTCTTCACGCTGATCGCCGTCGGCGAGGACGGACTCGCTTCGGTCCGGCAGTCGACTGACGCTCCTGTCGTCGCGTTCACGACGCTTTCGGACGCCGGCGAGCCGGAAGGGTATCCACGAACGTGA